GGCAAAGCGATGGCGGGTGCCATCGACCAGCCAAGCGTGGTTCAGGGCGGTAAAGCTGTTGCCATGACGGCCCCTTCTCTCAGCTCCTCATCGATCGTTAGACACGAGCATCGCGGCTGGACGTTGTACATCCGCTGGTACCACTCGTTTTGGGGAGCCGCTGAGGGGTGGGTATGCAAGGCTATCCCTCCGGGCGGCGCGGTGTGCGATGCGCTGAGCATCGGCCGACATCGGACAAGCGCGGACGCAGTTGCATCCGGTACGTCTTGGATTGATCGCAAGCTGAGCATTCCGGTGCGGAAGCGAAGCCGCTGATCGCCCAGCCAAAGCGGCGGCCGTGGCGATGCCGCTTGCCTTGATGAGCGATCATCGGGTGGGGGGGCGTTGTGAAGTCGTCCTTCGCTGGCGTCTGAGAGGATTTTCTTGTCGGTAACCGGTATGCCATAAGCACACGCACACGCACACGCACACGCACACGCACACGCACACGCACACGCACACGCACCACGCGAGGGAAGCACGTTGCGGCTGCGCATGTCTTGTCAAGGCTCTGGTCCTCAGCCTACCCCTCGGACGCGCAAGCGAAGTCTCCGGGCGCTATCTGAACCTTGACAGGTCGACCGCATTGCCCATCGCTTCGTAGCCGGCATCATTGGGATGCAGATGGTCGCCGCTGTCCCAGGCTGGCCGCAGTCTCTGTGGATCGGCAGGGTCTTGCAAAGCAAGGTCGAAGTCGACGATGCCATCGACGCCCGCATTGCCGCGGATCCACGCATTGACCGTCTGGCGCTTGCGCTCAGCCTCGTCGTTGTAGTAGCCCGGGAAAGCGGCGCCCTTGAATGGCGTGAGTGTTGCAAGATGGACCTTCACGCCACGCTCCTTCGCCTTCGCGACCATCGACGCCAGGCCAGCGGTGACCTGCTCAGCACTGACGCATTGAGCCACGCCGAATCGCCCGCAGTAGCCGAGGTCGTTGATGCCGAGCATGATGATCGTGTGCGTGACGCCGCTTTGCCCGAGCACGTCGCGATCGAAGCGGCCGATGCCCTTGGGACCGGCGGTATCGGCCAGGACCCGATTGCCGGAGATGCCCGCGTTGACGACGCTCACGGGTGTGGCCGTGGCTTCGGCGGCGAAGCGCCGCGCCAGCACGTTGGGGTAGCGCTTGCTCGCGTCGACCGTGGAATTGAAGCCGTCCGTGATCGAATCGCCGAATGCGACAAGCACGTTGGCGTTCTGCCGGCTGTAGACGTCGATGCCGCTGATCCAGTAGTAGCTCTGCTGCGTACTGGCGGCTGCAACCGTTGCAGCCCTGAGCTGATTGCCGTTGGCCACGTAGGTCGTCTGCCGGCCGAGGGCGTGATAGGTCGTGACCGGTGTGGCACCCGAGACATAGATGCTCACAGCAACGCTGGCGTTCGCGGGCAGCCCGAGGGCCACAGGATCGCTCCACCTCTCTGACCCTGCCGGCACGCTGAATGAAGGCTGTCCCGCGACCGTGATCGGTCGGTCCGAGGCGGGCTCGATGGCCGCGCCGCCGGCGCTGCCTGCGATGTGCGCACCGTCGATGCGCAGCGTGCTCTTGCCGAACAGGTGCGAGAAACGCACACGCACTCGGTCGCCGCCGAGCGACGTCGTCATCGTCTGGCGCAATGTCGTGTCGGTGAAGGTGGCGGGAATAAGAGCGACGCCGGTGGTGCTGGGAACGGCGTTGTAGTCCGATGGCGATGCGGTCCACGTTGCATGCGGCTTCGATGGCGGGGTGTCGAAGCTGGCGCAGCCGAACAGCGCGCTTGCGGCAAACGCGGCGCCACTCAGCGTCTTGAGGAACACGCGGCGTTCCGGAGGCCGCACAGGCTGATTCGATGGTTTCATGGACGATGCTTTCGTCTTTTTCTCTTGCTTAGCCCGCTACCGAAGGACGTGTTCTGCTACGGGCGGAGGAGCGCCCTCGACGATGTACACGCGCGACTTCGCCGATTTGAAGCGGATGGGGCGAATCGCCCGGTACGCTGGTGAGTCGTACCAGGCCTGTGCCTGCTCGAGGCTGGGAAAGGCGATCATGACGAGGCGTTTGCCAGGCTCGCCTTCCAGTGATCTGACCTGCCCACCCCGCACGAAGTAGTAGCCGCCGAAGGGCTTGAAGGTCGAGTCCACTTGCGCGCTGTAAGGCTTGATGCCCTCCGGATCCGTAACCTCGAATTCCGAGACGTAGTAGGCCGGTGCCTTGGCGGCAGAACCCTGCGTGTGCACGGCATCCACTGCGCAGCCGCTCAGGACGACGGCGGCAAAGGCGGCAATCTGCAGGCTCCTGATATGGGTGAAAGAGATCATGGATGGAAGCGTAGTGTGGTGAATTCAGCGTGAGGGAAGGGTGAGGGCAATGGGCTGCGCCTCCATGAGCTTGCGCGAAGCGATCATGGATTTGGTGGTCTCGACGTACTTCTTGAAATGCGGTGATTCGATGTGCTGCCGATACGCCGCGTCATCGGCGTAGATCTCGAAGAAGCGCAGTTGGATCGGTTGCTCCTTCAGCGCGACGGCATAGATGCCCAGCACGCCCGGCTCGGTACGTACCGACGTGTCGATTTCTTCCATCACGGCGTCTTTGTAGGCCTGGAGCTGGGCTGGATCGATCGTGAGTTCCGCCACGCGCACGAGCGGCTGGCCACTCAGGCTTGCCTTCGCTCCAAAGCGCACGGGTACGACTTCATGCAGTTCGCGGCGCAATATCATCGCCTCGGTCTCCGCGCGAAACTTCTGGAAATGAGGCGTTTGTACATGGGTCCTGTAGGCCTGTGCGTCGACATAAATCTCGAGCACTCGCACGCGACCGGGGTTGTCCTTTTCAGCGGCGGTATGGAAGGCGAGGATCCCGGGCTCCAGCAGGCTGGCCTCGGCGTTTTGACGGGCGGCCTTGCCAAAGTCATCAAGCCGCGCTTGATCGATCTCAAGCTCGGCGAATCGCACAAGCGGTGTCAGGACAGGTTGGGCGAGCGTGGTCTGGCACAGCATCAGCAGCGATGTGCCGAATAGTGTCAGCTTCCAGAAGTGCCTGGCGGGATGAATGCTCGGGAACGGCATGCGGCATCTTGGCGCAAGCACCACAGTCTCGATAGATAGATCCGCGCGAGTTCTTGCCTGATCCGACCTCCGTTGCAAGCAACGGGTGGCCAACCGGAAGGTACGTCCTACCATAGACCTCTCAGCCCTTGGAGTGAAAGAAGTGAATCAAAAGCGGCCCAGTGTCCAGCCCGAAAAGTTCGAAGTCTTGCGAGCCGCGCTGGCACACCGCATCGCGCGCTGGACGGACGGTGCCGAGCAAGTCGCCACGGCCATCCCCGGACTGACGCTCTACCGGCACGATGTGCCGACAGAGCCCATGAACTGCATGGTGGGGCCGAGCATCGCGCTGACGGTACAGGGCGCTAAGCGCGCTTTGCTCGGAGGCCATACCTACAGCTACCACAGTGGCCGCTTTCTTCTTGCAGCGCTCAACCTCCCGGTTGTGTTGCAGGCGGTGGAGGCGCATCCCGACCGGCCGTATCTGAGCCTGGTGCTGGAATTGGATGCACGCAGCATCGCTGAGCTTGTCATTCAAGCGGAGCCTCCGGCGTTGGCGGGGCAGGCGAGCCTGGTGCCGGGCTTGCTCCTGGGCGAAACGACGGAGAAATTTCTCGAGCTCTTTCTGCGGCTCGTGGAACTGCTGGACGACCCGGGAGCCGTTCCGGTGCTTGCGCCGCTGATGCGCAAGGAGATCTTCTATCGCCTGCTGATGAGCGAGCAGGGCGCGCAGTTGTGGCAGATGGCGTCGGTGGGAAGCCAAAACCAGCGCATCGCACGCGCCATTGAATGGCTGAAGCAGAATTTCGCGGAGCAATTGCGGATCGAGGCGCTTGCTGCCCATGTGCAGATGAGCCCATCGCGGTTTCATCGGTATTTCCGTGCCTTGACGGCAATGAGTCCGCTGCAGTTTCAGAAATGGCTGCGCCTCAACGAAGCGCGCAAGCTGATGCTGGCAGAAGGCTTGGATGCTTCGAGCGCATCGTTCCAGGTGGGATACGAGAGCCCGTCGCAATTCAGCCGCGAATACGGCCGCCTGTTCGGCGCGCCACCGCGGCGCGATGTGCAGGATCTTCGGCAGAAGGCCCGGGGCGACGCGGCTCTTTAGCTGGCCTTGGCTTGCACACCCGGTACCTTGGGCTGCGTAACAATACGGCCATGTCCCTTCTCCGCAAGCGCTATGGACACCCAGCATCTGCGAACTTTCATTGAGGTGGTCCGTCAGGGCAGCTTCGCGCGTGCGGCAAGGCGGCTGGACCTGGCTTCCTCCCAAGTCACCCGTGCGGTCGCTGCGCTGGAGAGCGACCTCGGCACCCGGCTCCTGCACCGCACCACGCGCAAGGTCACCCTGACCGAATCGGGCACCGCGTACTTCCGTCGCGTCAGCACGCTCATGGACGAGCTCGACGCAGCTGCGGACGATGCGCGTGCGAGCACAGGCGAAATCCGCGGACTCGTGCGACTGACGGCTTCCCTAGCCCTGGGTCAGAAGCTCGTTCTCCCGCTCCTGGAAAAGCTTCATCGACAACATCCCGGACTTCAACTGGAACTGCGATTCAGCGATCTGGTCGTCGATATCATTGGCCAGCAGGTCGACGTGGCCTTGCGTCAAAGCCCGTCGGTTGACGAATCCCTGGTTGGCGTCCGACTTGGCACGCTGCGGTTTCGCGTGTGCGCCAGCCCGGGCTACATCGCGCAGAACGGACGTCCGGAACTGCCGGCGGATCTCTCGCATCGCGATTGCCTGCGCATCGCGCTACCGGGATTCAGCAGCACGTGGTCGTTCCGCCAGCGCAATGCAGTGCAAGCAGAGGTTGAAGAGGTGCCGATCGGCGGCTGGCTGACAGCGTCCTCGTCCCTTTCGTTGCTGGGCTCCGCCCTCGATGGATTGGGTCCCGTGCTGCTGGCAGACTGGCTCGTCCAGCCGGACATTGATGCCGGCCGCCTCGTTGACTTATTCCCGCTGCACGAAATCACGTCCACCAACTTCGACAACGCCGTGTGGCTGTTGTATGCGTCGCGCGAGCACCTTCCCAGTCGGGTGCGGGTGGTCGTCGACTTTTTGCGGACCGAACTGCAAGCGTTGCTCATGAGTCCGGGTTAGGCAGTCGCAGCAATTTCAGGCTTGCGCCGGAAGCTTCTCGAGGATTTTGTCGAGTGTGATCGGATAGTCTCGCACCCTTGCACCAGTCGCGTTGTAGATCGCGTTGGCGATGGCGGCTGCCACGCCGCAGAGGCCGAGTTCGCCCACCCCCTTGGCCTTCATCGGCGACATGGTGGCATCAATCTCATCCAGAAAGATCACGTCCTGCTTCGGAATGTCGGCGTGCACAGGCACTTCATACCCGGCCAAGTCGTGGTTGATGAAGCAGCCGACGTGCTTGTCGACGACGAGGTGCTCCATCAATGCAGCGCCAACGCCCATAACCATCGAGCCGATCACCTGACTCCGGGCCGTCATCGGATTCAGGATCCGGCCTGCTGCGCACACTGCGAGCATCCGTCGCAACCGTACCTCGCCGGTGAAGTCGTCCACACCCACTTCGACAAAGTGGGCGCCAAAAGTTTGCTGGGCGTACTGCTTGGACAATTCGCCGTAGGTGATCTCATCCTCGGCTACGAGCTCGCCCAGCTCTGCGGCCTTGGCAAGTGGGAGGCTGCGATTGCCCGACTGGACAACAGAGTCCGCGAACACGACCTCCGGCCCGCTGAAACCAAGCCGTGCAGCCACCGCCTCACGCAACTTGACGCACGCGGCGTAAACGCCGGAGGTCGCAGACGCTGCACCCCACTGCCCGCCAGAACCTGGCGATTCCGGGAAGCGGCTGTCAGCCAGCCTGACCACCACCCGATCGATCGCCACGCCCATCATCTCTGCGGCGGTTTGCGCAATGATGGTGTAGCTGCCGGTGCCGATGTCCGTCATGTCGGTTTCGACGGTGACGATGCCGCGACTGTCCAGCCGTACGCGTGCGGCCGATCTTGCGATAGGTGCGCCCCGAATCGCTGAGGCCACTCCCATCCCCACCAGCCATCGGCCGTCCCTGACCTGTGCAGGGATCGCCTGGCGCATGCTCCAGCCGAATCGCTCCGCGCCGGTCTGTAGGCATTGCACCAGCTGCCGTGTGGAAAACGGCCGATCAGGTTGCTCGGGGTCGAACTGAGTGTCGTTGAGAATGCGAAAAGCGACCGGGTCCAGTTTGAGCTTTTCAGCCATCTCGTCCATGGCGATCTCGAGAGTCATCATGCCCGGTGCTTCGCCGGGTGCGCGCATGGCGCTGCCTTCCGCGAGGTCCAGCACGGCAAGGCGCAGATGGGTCATGCGGTTCGCGCCGGCATACAAGAGGCGGGTTGACGCCGTGGCCGCTTCCGTACGCCCGCCGCGCAGGTTTCCGGACCAGCTCTCATGGCCAATGGCCGTGATTTTTCCATCACGCGTCGCGCCGATGCGCAGCCGCTGAATCGTCGCAGGGCGGTGCGTTGTGCTGTTAAAAACCAGAGGACGGGTCAACGCCACCTTCACCGGCCTGCCCACGGCCCGCGCCGCGAGCGCTGCCGAGACGGTGTCGGCCAGGACTGTGCCTTTGCCGCCGAACCCTCCGCCGATGTAGGCCGCCACCATCCGGATGTTCTCTTTGGGAATGCCCAGTATCAAACCGAGGTCGCGTGCACCCCAGTTGAGCTGTTGGATGGGACACCAGCAGGTCAAACGATCGCCGTTCCAAGCGGCGATCGTTGCGTGTGGCTCCATCATTGCGTGAGACTGGTCGGGGGTGGTGTACTCCTCGTCCAGCTTCACTGCAGCAGTGGCAAACGCATCTTCAAAATCGCCGATCGATGTTTGGGGCGGAGGACCGAATGCCGCCGGCTTTGGTGTGAATGCGCTGTCCTTGGCCGCTGCCAGATCGAAGGCCCCATCGGCTCGCACGTACCGGACATCGATCATCGACGCGGCATCGCGCGCCTGTTCGAAAGTCTCGGCGACGACGATCGCGACCGCCTGTCCATAGTGGTCAACGTCGGGCCCTGCCAGTGCTCGATCGACATAGAAAGCTCCTACGCCAAGCTTGCCGGCGTTCGCTGCAGTAATTACCGCAAGCACCCCGGGAACAGAACGGGCTCGCGCATCGTTGATCTGAGCAATGCGCCCCTTCCCGATCGATGCTCCCAACACAAAGCCATAGGCCGGCTTGCCGCCGATGTCTTGCGCTTGGTACTCGTAAGCGTATCTGGCAGTACCCGTCGTTTTCAGTGGACCTTCGATGCGGTGGGCGGGGCGACCAACCACACGAAGGCGGTCGATTGGGTTGGTGCCGGCAGGGGTGTCGAATTTCAAGGTGTCATCCCTTCGTCTGCGCCAGAACCGCGCCGATGGCACGCTCAGTCAGGACAAGTTTGAACGCATTTTCGGAGGTTGGCTTTGCGCCGGCCAGCAGCTACCTGTGGGCGTACTGCCCCGGAGTCTTCGAGAACCTCCGGGCTGTTGTCTATGACTTCGGGGACAGCCGCGCCGGGGAGCATGCCCGCGCCTTCCTGCAGCAGGGCAGCGAGCCGTGGACCGGCAAGCTGGTGTGCGACGACTACGCTGGATATAAGGCCAGCTTCACACAGGGCGTCACCGAGATCGGCTGCGCTGCGCACGCGAGGCGCAAGTTCTTCGAGCTCCAGGCGAGCACCCAGAGTGCCGTGGCCGAGCAGGCGATGAAGTTCTTCGGTGAGCTCTACGAGATCGAGCGCGAGGTGCACGGCTTGACCACGCAGCAGCGCCTTGCGGTCCGCCAGCACAAGGCCCGGCCCGTGGCCGATGCGCTGCACGCATGGATGATCGCGCACCGCCTTCGCGCAACCGATGGCACAGCGCTGGCCCGGGCCCTGGACTACAGCCTGAAGCGATGGACCGCGCTCACGCGCTACATCGACGACGGGCAATTGCCGATCGACAACAACTGGGTGGAGAACCAGATCCGTACGATCGCACTCGGGCGCTCGAACTGGTTGTTCGCGGGCTCGCTGCGGGCGGGTCAGCGCGCGGCCGCGGGGATGAGCTTGATCCAGTCGGCCAAGCTGAATGGGCTCGATCCGTACGCATACCTCAAGGACGTTCTCCAGCGCCTTCCCACGCACAAGGTGCGGCTCGTTGCCGAGTTGCTGCCCCATCGCTGGGGTCCATGCGGCTGATACGCTGCACGGCATGAGCACGAAGCCGAACACCAAGACTCCTGTGCGTCGAAATACGCCCAACTGCATCTACCGACTGCGCGTCGAGCTGCAGCACATCGCGCCCACCATCCGCCGACGTATCCTCGTTCCGGACACCTTGACACTGGGCAAGCTCGACCGGGTCATCCAAGCAGCCATGGGCTGGAACAACACCCATCTGCACGACTTCACGATCGAGGGCAAACGCTACGGCACGCCAGACCCGCAGTGGCCCGAGGCAGACATGCTCAACGAGCGCCGATACACCGTGGGCGATGTGCTCGGGCCGACCGTGCAGCAGTTCAGGTACAGCTACGACTTCGGAGACGGCTGGGATCACACGGTCGTGGTCGAGCAGCGTCTGGTCACCGTCGAAGGAAAGAACACGTGGCCGATGTGCATCGATGGCGAGAACGCATGCCCGCCCGAGGACGTGGGCGGCCCGCCGGGCTACATGGACTTCCTCGAGGCCCTGCGCAATCCGACGCACGCGCAGCACGAAGACATGTGGACCTGGTGGGGCGGCCCCTTCGACCCGCTGGGCTTCAGCCTGAACGAGGCCAACAAAGCTATCCGCAAGTTGCGTTGAGATCGTCTGGCGTCAAGGTGACTTCGCCGGACGTACATGGACGCCCCCTATGCCAAGCTCTCAATCTGCAACGACTCGAAGGTAAAGATTGCACCCGTACATCCGGACTTTGACGTGGCCTTTTGAGCCGCTGCCCCTGATGGGATTTGCTGGTTGACGCCTCGATCGCTTACACGCACTCTGGGTGCCTCGTCCGGCGCGGGCTTTGCCAACCACGGTCTGACCTGTCTTGCCATCACTTCATGATCGCCTGAGCAATCGGTGGTTTGTTCTCCCTGACGTTGTTGTTGCTGGTTACTCTGACTCAGGCCACCGCTGTGCTGCGAACGTAGCTGGCGTCGAACTGCCTGTCATGCGCAAGCAGCGCCCACACGATTCGCGCGTTCTTGTTCGCGAGTGCCACTGCGGCCACGTTCTTGTTTCGTCGGTTGACGACTGAGCTGATCCAACTGCATGCGTCGGCCCGCTGGCTCACGCGGTAGATCACCGAGCGCGCGCCGTGGATCAACAATGTCCGCAGGTAGGTGTCGCCACGTTTGCTCATGCCGAGCAGGTTTGACTTTCCACCCGAGGAATGCTGCCGGGGAACCAAGCCGAGCCAGGCAGCAACCTGCCGGCCGCCGTCGAAGTTCTTCGCATCACCGATCGATGCGACCAGCGCGCTGGCGGTGATCGGCCCTATGCCAGGGACCATGGCCAGCTTGCGGCTGAGGTCGCTGCTGCGATGCCATGCATGAATCTTGTCTTCGAGTTCCTCGACCTGGCGATCCAGCTCCTTGAGGTGATCAAGCAACCGCTGGATGAGCAGTCGGAACGCACCCGGCAGTTCGTTGGCACCGTCTTCGATCAGCTCGGGGACACGCTTGGCGATGTGGCCGATACCCTGCGGCACGATGAGGCCGAACTCGCCCAGTAGCCCACGGATCTGGTTCGCCTGCGCTGTGCGCGCCCGTACGAATCCCTGCCGGGCCCGGTGCAGCGCCAGGACTGCTTGTTGCTCGACGTTCTTCACCGGGACGAAGCGCATGTTAGGCCGCCCGACCGCTTCGCAGATGGCTTCTGCGTCGGCCGCATCGTTCTTGTTGGTCTTGACGTAGGGTTTGACGAACTGTGGAGCCATCAGCCGCACCGTGTGGCCCATGCTCTGCAGCTTGCGACCCCAGTGGTGCGCGCTGCCGCAAGCCTCCATGCCGATCAGGCAAGGCGACAGGTTGACGAAGAACGCAGCCATCTGGTCGCGCCGCAACTGCTTCTTCAACACTGCCTTGCCATGCTCGTCGATGCCGTGGACCTGGAACACGTTCTTGGCAAGGTCGATGCCAACAGTCGTAATCTTCATGGTGGACGCCCCTTTCGGTTCAAGTGGTTGGTGACACTTCCACTGTGGCACGCGAATGCCGGTACGGGTGGGGGCGTCCATCCCATTGCTTACAGTCGATCGATGTCCCAGGACTGATCGCCACATGACCGTCGCGAGGTGGGAGGCGATGCGCTGGACTGCCTCGCCAAACCTAAGTCGCGGTACGACGTGAGCCTTCTGCTCGGATGCGTGCCATGGAGTGCAATGCCATTGACCGAGTCTCGCCCAACAGGAGCAGATGGCGTGGGATTGGCTCCGAAGAGAGAACCTTTGGCCTCCTGTGCACTTTAGGTAATTCTGCCGGGCGCGAATAGTGACCCCGAGTCGGCGATTTCAGCGTGTAATCGCGTGCGCCTAGATTCGCCCAAGTGTTTGCCACCTACGGGGATTCAATGTCTAAAGACTCACACGATCTGGTTGACGACCTTCCCTCGACTACGGTCGAGAATCCCGTGCTAGCCGCACCTTCATCTGTTTCCGAGCGCAGTCTGCTGATGCAGGACGCCA
The Variovorax paradoxus genome window above contains:
- a CDS encoding putative quinol monooxygenase, with product MPFPSIHPARHFWKLTLFGTSLLMLCQTTLAQPVLTPLVRFAELEIDQARLDDFGKAARQNAEASLLEPGILAFHTAAEKDNPGRVRVLEIYVDAQAYRTHVQTPHFQKFRAETEAMILRRELHEVVPVRFGAKASLSGQPLVRVAELTIDPAQLQAYKDAVMEEIDTSVRTEPGVLGIYAVALKEQPIQLRFFEIYADDAAYRQHIESPHFKKYVETTKSMIASRKLMEAQPIALTLPSR
- a CDS encoding AraC family transcriptional regulator, producing the protein MNQKRPSVQPEKFEVLRAALAHRIARWTDGAEQVATAIPGLTLYRHDVPTEPMNCMVGPSIALTVQGAKRALLGGHTYSYHSGRFLLAALNLPVVLQAVEAHPDRPYLSLVLELDARSIAELVIQAEPPALAGQASLVPGLLLGETTEKFLELFLRLVELLDDPGAVPVLAPLMRKEIFYRLLMSEQGAQLWQMASVGSQNQRIARAIEWLKQNFAEQLRIEALAAHVQMSPSRFHRYFRALTAMSPLQFQKWLRLNEARKLMLAEGLDASSASFQVGYESPSQFSREYGRLFGAPPRRDVQDLRQKARGDAAL
- the paoC gene encoding aldehyde oxidoreductase molybdenum-binding subunit PaoC; the encoded protein is MKFDTPAGTNPIDRLRVVGRPAHRIEGPLKTTGTARYAYEYQAQDIGGKPAYGFVLGASIGKGRIAQINDARARSVPGVLAVITAANAGKLGVGAFYVDRALAGPDVDHYGQAVAIVVAETFEQARDAASMIDVRYVRADGAFDLAAAKDSAFTPKPAAFGPPPQTSIGDFEDAFATAAVKLDEEYTTPDQSHAMMEPHATIAAWNGDRLTCWCPIQQLNWGARDLGLILGIPKENIRMVAAYIGGGFGGKGTVLADTVSAALAARAVGRPVKVALTRPLVFNSTTHRPATIQRLRIGATRDGKITAIGHESWSGNLRGGRTEAATASTRLLYAGANRMTHLRLAVLDLAEGSAMRAPGEAPGMMTLEIAMDEMAEKLKLDPVAFRILNDTQFDPEQPDRPFSTRQLVQCLQTGAERFGWSMRQAIPAQVRDGRWLVGMGVASAIRGAPIARSAARVRLDSRGIVTVETDMTDIGTGSYTIIAQTAAEMMGVAIDRVVVRLADSRFPESPGSGGQWGAASATSGVYAACVKLREAVAARLGFSGPEVVFADSVVQSGNRSLPLAKAAELGELVAEDEITYGELSKQYAQQTFGAHFVEVGVDDFTGEVRLRRMLAVCAAGRILNPMTARSQVIGSMVMGVGAALMEHLVVDKHVGCFINHDLAGYEVPVHADIPKQDVIFLDEIDATMSPMKAKGVGELGLCGVAAAIANAIYNATGARVRDYPITLDKILEKLPAQA
- a CDS encoding IS110 family transposase translates to MKITTVGIDLAKNVFQVHGIDEHGKAVLKKQLRRDQMAAFFVNLSPCLIGMEACGSAHHWGRKLQSMGHTVRLMAPQFVKPYVKTNKNDAADAEAICEAVGRPNMRFVPVKNVEQQAVLALHRARQGFVRARTAQANQIRGLLGEFGLIVPQGIGHIAKRVPELIEDGANELPGAFRLLIQRLLDHLKELDRQVEELEDKIHAWHRSSDLSRKLAMVPGIGPITASALVASIGDAKNFDGGRQVAAWLGLVPRQHSSGGKSNLLGMSKRGDTYLRTLLIHGARSVIYRVSQRADACSWISSVVNRRNKNVAAVALANKNARIVWALLAHDRQFDASYVRSTAVA
- a CDS encoding SGNH/GDSL hydrolase family protein, yielding MKPSNQPVRPPERRVFLKTLSGAAFAASALFGCASFDTPPSKPHATWTASPSDYNAVPSTTGVALIPATFTDTTLRQTMTTSLGGDRVRVRFSHLFGKSTLRIDGAHIAGSAGGAAIEPASDRPITVAGQPSFSVPAGSERWSDPVALGLPANASVAVSIYVSGATPVTTYHALGRQTTYVANGNQLRAATVAAASTQQSYYWISGIDVYSRQNANVLVAFGDSITDGFNSTVDASKRYPNVLARRFAAEATATPVSVVNAGISGNRVLADTAGPKGIGRFDRDVLGQSGVTHTIIMLGINDLGYCGRFGVAQCVSAEQVTAGLASMVAKAKERGVKVHLATLTPFKGAAFPGYYNDEAERKRQTVNAWIRGNAGVDGIVDFDLALQDPADPQRLRPAWDSGDHLHPNDAGYEAMGNAVDLSRFR
- a CDS encoding plasmid pRiA4b ORF-3 family protein codes for the protein MSTKPNTKTPVRRNTPNCIYRLRVELQHIAPTIRRRILVPDTLTLGKLDRVIQAAMGWNNTHLHDFTIEGKRYGTPDPQWPEADMLNERRYTVGDVLGPTVQQFRYSYDFGDGWDHTVVVEQRLVTVEGKNTWPMCIDGENACPPEDVGGPPGYMDFLEALRNPTHAQHEDMWTWWGGPFDPLGFSLNEANKAIRKLR
- a CDS encoding LysR family transcriptional regulator gives rise to the protein MDTQHLRTFIEVVRQGSFARAARRLDLASSQVTRAVAALESDLGTRLLHRTTRKVTLTESGTAYFRRVSTLMDELDAAADDARASTGEIRGLVRLTASLALGQKLVLPLLEKLHRQHPGLQLELRFSDLVVDIIGQQVDVALRQSPSVDESLVGVRLGTLRFRVCASPGYIAQNGRPELPADLSHRDCLRIALPGFSSTWSFRQRNAVQAEVEEVPIGGWLTASSSLSLLGSALDGLGPVLLADWLVQPDIDAGRLVDLFPLHEITSTNFDNAVWLLYASREHLPSRVRVVVDFLRTELQALLMSPG
- a CDS encoding DUF1330 domain-containing protein, yielding MISFTHIRSLQIAAFAAVVLSGCAVDAVHTQGSAAKAPAYYVSEFEVTDPEGIKPYSAQVDSTFKPFGGYYFVRGGQVRSLEGEPGKRLVMIAFPSLEQAQAWYDSPAYRAIRPIRFKSAKSRVYIVEGAPPPVAEHVLR